In one window of Methanolobus mangrovi DNA:
- a CDS encoding DUF2157 domain-containing protein codes for MMQEGEQRAWLQREAMEWENEGIINDEQLNAILSRYDMPTNSRDETTTKKDGTSQSIQVMSILGALLVGVGAILFVAANWKELPTFAKLLLLFGTTYSTYFAGWNLKYRKGTHPKLGEALLFLASLLIGATIFLNAQIFNVNADAHWLLLVWLIAILPYGYAFNSSGILVLKILVFALWTVFYVGQNSELFVGSFGIFMFYLLLGINLYGLGQIHLKFESFSHFRELYQGSGLFFILISYFYFSLETPFRHTLTRIEPLTGMLQALFILFMLISVIMIVQSALLCKKHENSKYELIELILAFAGLFAIWMLTIFKDSLAVSHVQDYGLNQLEPGTATLLFILFNLMFFILTIGSILIGYYRSILSFVNIGMGFFMIGVLHLYFTTLYRSLPRSLAFIVGGIILLLFGWYMEKKRRSIINDIKEGEHA; via the coding sequence ATGATGCAAGAAGGAGAACAAAGAGCATGGCTTCAGAGAGAAGCCATGGAATGGGAAAATGAGGGCATAATCAATGACGAACAGTTAAATGCAATATTGTCGAGATACGATATGCCGACAAATTCTCGTGATGAAACTACAACCAAAAAGGACGGAACATCACAGAGCATCCAGGTAATGTCGATACTTGGTGCCTTACTTGTCGGAGTAGGAGCAATCCTCTTTGTTGCCGCTAACTGGAAAGAACTGCCTACTTTTGCAAAACTGCTACTCCTGTTCGGTACGACATATTCCACATATTTTGCAGGGTGGAATTTAAAATACAGGAAGGGCACTCACCCTAAACTCGGAGAAGCCTTGCTTTTTCTTGCCTCGCTGCTGATAGGCGCAACAATATTCCTGAATGCACAGATATTCAATGTCAATGCAGATGCACACTGGCTTTTACTCGTATGGTTAATAGCAATACTGCCCTACGGATATGCATTCAATTCAAGCGGCATCCTTGTCCTGAAAATATTAGTATTTGCACTGTGGACTGTGTTTTATGTGGGACAGAATTCGGAACTTTTTGTGGGTTCTTTTGGCATCTTCATGTTCTACCTGTTGTTAGGCATTAACCTGTACGGACTTGGGCAGATCCACCTGAAATTTGAAAGCTTTTCACACTTCAGGGAATTGTATCAGGGATCAGGGCTGTTCTTCATTCTTATATCGTATTTTTACTTCTCACTGGAAACACCATTCAGGCACACATTAACGCGTATAGAACCCCTGACAGGAATGCTTCAGGCACTTTTTATCCTGTTCATGCTGATTTCGGTTATAATGATAGTGCAAAGTGCCCTGTTATGCAAAAAGCATGAGAATAGCAAATACGAGCTTATTGAGCTCATACTTGCATTTGCAGGCCTGTTTGCCATCTGGATGCTGACCATATTCAAAGATTCACTCGCAGTCTCGCATGTACAGGATTACGGACTGAACCAGCTGGAACCCGGCACAGCCACATTGCTATTCATTCTCTTTAATCTCATGTTCTTCATCCTCACCATAGGTAGCATACTCATTGGATACTACAGATCGATATTGTCATTTGTCAATATAGGAATGGGTTTTTTCATGATCGGAGTATTGCACCTGTATTTTACTACATTATACAGGTCTTTACCCAGGTCCCTTGCATTCATTGTTGGCGGAATCATCCTCCTGTTGTTTGGATGGTACATGGAGAAAAAAAGGCGCTCCATAATAAATGATATAAAAGAAGGAGAACACGCATGA
- a CDS encoding GDYXXLXY domain-containing protein, with translation MKQKQFLLLMAYSLIVISLIFLPKYVTLNQGKEIVLKTEPVDPRDVFRGDYVILNYEISSVNLNETPYDYEFMDGESIYAVLSEKTTYWGIDSISHAKPAIGDKDVCMKGTVTRNTGDAIMIEWGIESYFVPEGEGWQIQEQMDNISVIVSVDTDCSAVVKQLLLNGEPVEFE, from the coding sequence ATGAAGCAAAAACAATTCCTTTTGCTGATGGCATACTCACTGATAGTCATCTCACTGATATTCCTGCCCAAATATGTTACATTGAACCAGGGGAAAGAAATTGTACTGAAAACCGAGCCTGTTGACCCGAGAGATGTATTCAGAGGAGATTATGTGATCCTCAATTATGAAATATCAAGCGTGAACCTTAATGAAACACCCTATGACTATGAGTTCATGGATGGGGAATCCATATATGCAGTACTCTCTGAGAAAACGACATACTGGGGCATAGATTCAATAAGCCACGCAAAACCTGCCATTGGAGACAAAGATGTCTGCATGAAAGGAACAGTTACCCGAAATACAGGTGATGCCATAATGATCGAATGGGGCATTGAGAGTTATTTCGTACCTGAAGGAGAAGGATGGCAGATTCAGGAACAAATGGATAATATTTCCGTGATAGTTTCAGTTGATACAGATTGTTCTGCCGTTGTCAAACAGCTTTTGCTTAATGGCGAACCAGTTGAGTTCGAATGA
- the nth gene encoding endonuclease III, with translation MYVEDVVSRLRELYPNGYFHINRDPFYLLISTVLSQRTRDEVTIPTTQKLFSVFGTVQKMAEADVDEIQELIRNVGFYRVKAQRIIDISRIILQDYNGIVPDSMDELLKLPGVGRKTANCVLGYGFEQDVIAVDTHVHRISNRMGLVETSDPDETEKELEKVVSKEDWKDINGLMVLFGQNICRPVGPKCDECIMDDICPKII, from the coding sequence ATGTATGTCGAAGATGTAGTCTCACGCCTCAGGGAATTGTATCCGAATGGTTACTTTCACATTAACCGTGATCCTTTCTATCTTTTGATATCCACTGTCCTGTCCCAGCGAACCCGCGACGAAGTGACTATCCCGACAACGCAGAAGCTTTTCAGTGTATTCGGAACGGTTCAGAAAATGGCAGAGGCTGACGTGGATGAGATACAGGAACTGATAAGGAATGTAGGTTTCTACAGGGTAAAAGCCCAGCGTATCATTGACATTTCACGCATTATCCTTCAGGACTATAATGGAATTGTCCCTGACAGTATGGATGAGCTTCTCAAACTGCCGGGTGTTGGCAGGAAGACGGCTAACTGCGTACTTGGATATGGATTTGAGCAGGATGTCATTGCAGTGGATACTCATGTACACCGGATATCCAACCGCATGGGTCTTGTTGAAACCTCAGACCCTGATGAGACGGAAAAAGAGCTCGAAAAAGTGGTCTCTAAGGAGGACTGGAAGGATATCAACGGGCTTATGGTCCTGTTCGGGCAGAATATATGCCGTCCAGTTGGTCCAAAGTGTGATGAGTGTATCATGGATGATATCTGTCCGAAGATAATCTGA
- a CDS encoding PAS domain S-box protein encodes MDKKPEYTLLVVDDDPLNVKLLEAFLSKDYVVRPAYGGAEALDIISSEKIDLVMLDIMMPDMNGYEVCRRIKASESTHFIPVIMITALSSKDDRIEGIEAGADEFLVKPIDRVEVLTRVRTLLKNKQLYDELTSERDRAQNYLDIAGCIIVAFDADGSVKLANKKCCQLLGYEESELIGKNWVESFVPPEDRDGVSSVFRNVMAGNLAGVKVFENGIVTKSGEKKIIHWNNSYLRDLNGELSGILSSGSDVTEERFASMKIKASEEKFRVLFENAADAIIIFDFDCNVIDANSVACEMLGYNLDELLSISRDDLVAPEFHGVCYERVADIMETKFSRFELACLKKDGGSIPVEMGVRVIKYNNISALLCNVRDISERKYAEKVLKESEQKFRLLAENANDVIWTLSPEGKFTYTSPSVFKLRGYTSEEVANQTFDEIFPPEHQATIANAVSRFYDNLKAGEVNYSESFEIEQYHKDGRLIWTEAIANPVYDDDGNFQFFLGVTRDISERKKAEEKISSYTAELSRKNEELKILDRMKDEFLSNLTHELKTPLISIKGYSELVHDEVMGPLNTKQKNAMKTVLTKYDHLSFLLDSLIYMSIVKSGKVHYRMDPIRIEDSLKKVVEYFSFRSQDKELILLLDFEENLPLIKGDVEYMPYLFRSIIDNAIKFSPDGSKVLIRAFEDDGDVHIVVKDFGIGIPKHELSNIFKRFYQIDGSMSRKYGGSGLGLYVSKTIAEIHGGKIWIESDESAGTTVHVHFPSYLKCKNQDANE; translated from the coding sequence ATGGACAAAAAACCCGAATATACTCTATTGGTCGTTGATGATGACCCTCTCAACGTAAAGCTTCTAGAGGCTTTCCTTTCAAAAGACTATGTTGTCCGACCAGCTTATGGTGGTGCAGAAGCTCTTGATATCATAAGTTCTGAAAAGATCGACCTTGTGATGCTTGATATAATGATGCCGGACATGAATGGCTATGAAGTGTGTCGCAGGATCAAAGCATCTGAATCAACACATTTTATTCCGGTAATTATGATAACCGCTCTTTCATCAAAGGATGATCGGATCGAGGGAATTGAGGCGGGTGCAGATGAATTCCTTGTCAAACCGATTGACAGGGTTGAGGTTCTTACCCGGGTACGTACTCTGTTAAAGAACAAACAGTTATATGATGAACTGACCTCCGAAAGAGATAGGGCACAGAATTATCTTGATATTGCAGGGTGTATAATTGTTGCTTTTGATGCGGATGGGTCGGTAAAACTTGCAAATAAGAAATGCTGCCAGTTGCTAGGATATGAAGAGTCAGAATTGATTGGCAAAAATTGGGTAGAATCGTTTGTCCCTCCTGAGGACCGGGATGGTGTATCCTCGGTTTTCAGAAATGTGATGGCTGGGAATCTTGCTGGAGTAAAGGTTTTTGAAAACGGAATTGTCACAAAAAGTGGTGAAAAAAAGATTATCCACTGGAATAATTCTTACTTGAGGGACTTAAATGGTGAACTCTCCGGCATACTTAGTTCCGGTTCAGATGTGACTGAGGAACGATTTGCTTCTATGAAGATCAAAGCATCCGAAGAGAAATTCAGGGTTCTTTTTGAAAACGCTGCAGATGCAATTATAATCTTTGATTTTGATTGCAATGTGATCGATGCAAATTCAGTTGCATGTGAAATGCTCGGATATAATCTGGATGAATTGCTGTCCATCTCAAGGGATGATCTTGTAGCTCCTGAATTCCATGGGGTCTGTTACGAAAGAGTTGCAGATATTATGGAAACTAAATTTAGCAGATTTGAGCTTGCATGTCTGAAAAAAGATGGTGGCTCAATCCCTGTAGAAATGGGTGTAAGGGTAATCAAATACAATAATATTAGTGCCCTTCTATGTAATGTAAGAGATATAAGTGAACGTAAGTATGCAGAGAAGGTCTTAAAGGAAAGTGAACAAAAGTTCCGTCTCCTTGCAGAAAATGCCAACGATGTTATATGGACCCTGAGTCCTGAAGGCAAATTCACGTATACAAGCCCATCTGTTTTTAAATTAAGGGGATATACGTCTGAAGAAGTTGCTAACCAGACATTTGATGAGATATTCCCGCCTGAACATCAGGCTACAATAGCTAATGCTGTTAGCAGATTCTATGATAATTTGAAAGCTGGCGAGGTTAACTACTCAGAGTCTTTTGAGATAGAACAATACCATAAGGATGGCCGCCTTATATGGACCGAAGCCATTGCCAATCCTGTTTATGATGATGACGGTAATTTCCAGTTTTTCCTGGGTGTGACCCGTGATATTTCTGAGCGTAAAAAGGCTGAAGAGAAGATTAGTTCCTATACTGCTGAACTGTCAAGAAAGAATGAGGAGCTCAAAATTCTTGACAGGATGAAGGATGAATTCCTCTCTAACCTGACTCATGAATTAAAAACTCCTCTTATTTCGATAAAGGGTTACAGTGAACTTGTCCATGATGAAGTGATGGGGCCACTTAACACAAAACAGAAAAATGCCATGAAGACGGTTCTTACTAAGTATGACCACTTAAGTTTCCTGCTGGACTCTCTGATATACATGAGTATTGTCAAATCAGGTAAGGTTCACTATAGGATGGACCCTATCAGGATAGAGGACAGCTTAAAGAAAGTAGTGGAATATTTCTCATTCAGGTCCCAGGATAAGGAGCTAATACTTCTCCTTGATTTTGAAGAGAATCTTCCTCTGATCAAAGGGGATGTTGAATACATGCCTTATCTTTTCAGGTCCATAATTGACAATGCCATAAAATTCAGTCCAGACGGTTCAAAGGTTCTGATTCGTGCTTTTGAGGATGATGGTGATGTTCACATTGTGGTCAAAGATTTCGGAATAGGTATTCCAAAACATGAATTATCCAATATTTTCAAACGTTTTTATCAGATAGATGGTTCCATGTCAAGGAAGTATGGCGGAAGCGGATTGGGCCTATACGTCAGTAAGACAATAGCAGAGATACATGGTGGGAAGATATGGATTGAAAGTGATGAAAGTGCCGGAACAACTGTTCATGTTCATTTCCCTTCCTATCTGAAATGCAAGAATCAGGATGCAAACGAATAA
- a CDS encoding YqaA family protein: MIDFLLGLIEEHAFLGLFITSFLASTILPLGSEVFVVLLISKGFDTFTIIMVASIGNYLGACTTYYIGLIGRRDIIERFFSISREQLEKTDKLFAKYGVFLLLLTWMPIIGDAIAAMGGILKLDFKVFSFYVFIGKMARYTVLSYITVGALAGIQ; this comes from the coding sequence ATGATAGATTTTCTGTTAGGGTTAATAGAAGAACATGCATTTCTTGGGCTGTTCATAACGAGCTTTCTCGCTTCGACAATCCTGCCCCTTGGTTCAGAAGTATTTGTGGTATTACTTATCAGTAAAGGTTTTGATACCTTTACCATTATAATGGTGGCATCAATAGGTAACTACCTGGGAGCATGTACCACGTATTATATAGGACTGATAGGACGCAGGGATATAATAGAACGATTCTTTTCAATTTCCAGAGAACAACTTGAAAAAACAGATAAACTATTTGCAAAATACGGTGTCTTTCTCCTGCTTTTAACGTGGATGCCAATTATAGGAGATGCTATTGCAGCTATGGGAGGAATCCTTAAGCTTGATTTTAAAGTATTTTCATTTTATGTGTTCATAGGAAAAATGGCAAGATATACAGTACTATCCTACATTACAGTGGGCGCACTGGCTGGCATCCAGTAA
- a CDS encoding PAS domain-containing sensor histidine kinase, which translates to MVQVKKEGSCSDSYGNDVCSFSGIESQNDHGSSTEQSEFATESCITDTAASRIDGYLCISSSGQIMEANEAYCQLTGYSREDLLKMTLDDLDASEYRDDLVDNLHNIIKQNKGRLEFNHRTKDGRLLDLDVSATYVEFPNPFFIFILKDVTGLNQTDRFFLEKGGTYRSLFKHNKAIMLLINPENFDIIDANIAACKYYGWPLEEITCKKIHEINTLSPKGVRNEMEKAVDEKRNYFLFKHKLANGKIRDVEVYSSPVIVNSQNLLYSVIHDITERKLAEDELKTREMQLRTAQKIGHIGSWGIDLNSGGVFASEEAFRIYGLNVKTLTVGDIQKVTLPEYRPMMDEALKSLVREKIPYDIHFRIKRGVDGAIRDIHSVAEYYAGKNSVIGTIEDITERKKAEDALLHAKMVAEAASRTKDEFLATMSHELRTPLTSVIGFSDVLLDETFGSLDEKQTRYVNHISDAGKHLLKLINDVLDLSKVEAGKMELQYEIFSVSDAINEVQILISPLVQDKNIQMDVEVDPQLGKINADRTKFKQILYNLASNAIKFTPDRGSVRIHARCSDSVVLASVKDTGIGISKEDINKLFHPFKQLNSYLANESAGTGLGLALVKKFVELHDGRIWVESEVGEGSTFTFTIPVGSMQQKER; encoded by the coding sequence ATGGTTCAGGTGAAAAAAGAAGGATCATGTTCTGATTCATATGGGAATGATGTTTGCTCTTTTAGTGGGATAGAAAGTCAGAATGATCATGGATCGTCTACTGAGCAAAGTGAATTTGCTACTGAATCTTGCATAACAGATACTGCAGCCTCCCGGATTGATGGATATTTGTGCATATCTTCCAGCGGTCAGATAATGGAGGCAAATGAGGCATATTGCCAGCTCACAGGTTATTCCCGGGAAGATCTTCTTAAAATGACGTTAGATGACCTCGATGCAAGCGAATACAGGGATGATTTAGTCGATAACCTGCATAACATAATTAAACAAAACAAGGGTCGTTTAGAGTTCAATCATCGTACTAAAGATGGCAGGCTTCTGGATCTGGATGTAAGTGCAACATATGTAGAATTCCCAAATCCGTTCTTCATTTTTATCTTGAAGGATGTTACAGGTCTTAACCAGACAGATAGATTCTTCCTGGAAAAAGGTGGTACTTACAGGTCTTTGTTCAAGCATAATAAGGCAATCATGTTGCTGATCAATCCTGAGAATTTTGATATAATTGATGCTAATATTGCGGCATGTAAATACTATGGGTGGCCACTGGAAGAAATTACCTGCAAAAAGATCCATGAAATAAATACCCTTTCTCCGAAAGGTGTTCGGAATGAAATGGAAAAAGCTGTGGATGAAAAGAGAAATTACTTCCTTTTCAAGCATAAGCTTGCAAATGGAAAAATCCGGGATGTTGAAGTCTACAGCAGTCCGGTCATTGTTAATTCACAAAACCTGTTGTATTCTGTTATTCATGATATTACTGAGCGTAAGTTGGCAGAAGATGAATTGAAAACCAGAGAAATGCAACTGCGTACTGCACAAAAGATAGGGCATATAGGAAGTTGGGGCATTGATCTGAATTCAGGTGGTGTTTTTGCTTCAGAGGAAGCCTTTCGAATATATGGCCTGAATGTAAAAACTCTCACGGTAGGTGATATACAAAAAGTAACGCTGCCGGAGTATCGTCCTATGATGGATGAGGCCTTAAAGAGCCTTGTCAGAGAAAAAATTCCATATGATATCCATTTCAGGATAAAAAGAGGAGTGGATGGTGCAATTCGTGATATTCATTCTGTTGCAGAGTATTATGCCGGAAAGAATTCGGTGATAGGTACCATTGAGGACATCACTGAGCGTAAAAAGGCCGAGGATGCGCTGTTACATGCAAAGATGGTTGCAGAGGCTGCAAGCAGAACTAAGGATGAGTTCCTGGCAACCATGAGCCATGAGCTGAGGACTCCACTGACATCTGTTATAGGTTTTTCTGATGTTCTTCTCGATGAAACGTTTGGCAGCCTTGATGAAAAACAAACACGGTATGTAAATCACATTTCTGATGCAGGAAAGCATTTGCTGAAGCTCATCAATGATGTGCTTGATCTCTCCAAGGTTGAAGCCGGTAAAATGGAGCTTCAGTATGAGATTTTCTCCGTATCCGATGCTATCAATGAGGTTCAGATATTAATATCCCCTCTTGTCCAAGATAAAAATATCCAGATGGATGTTGAGGTCGATCCTCAACTTGGCAAAATCAATGCAGACAGGACGAAGTTCAAGCAAATTTTGTACAACCTTGCAAGCAATGCCATCAAGTTCACTCCTGACAGGGGTTCAGTAAGGATACATGCCAGATGTTCGGATAGTGTGGTCCTTGCAAGTGTCAAGGACACAGGCATTGGTATTTCTAAAGAGGACATCAACAAACTCTTCCACCCCTTTAAACAACTGAATTCATATCTCGCAAACGAGTCTGCAGGAACAGGTCTAGGACTTGCCCTTGTGAAGAAGTTCGTTGAACTTCATGACGGCAGGATATGGGTTGAAAGTGAGGTTGGTGAAGGCAGTACGTTCACTTTTACTATTCCTGTGGGGTCAATGCAGCAAAAAGAACGATGA
- a CDS encoding deoxyuridine 5'-triphosphate nucleotidohydrolase, which yields MALLSRNELRAMIDNEIPLVENMIDIDTQLQPNSVELTLKNIETYTGAGAIDFDNSERETPSTEPVPFDENGWAHLGPGTYKITFNEIVNIPLDLAAIARPRSTLLRCGANIGTAVWDSGYRGRSESMLVVHNPHGFKLKMNARVMQLLFFSLHSELTEGYCGKYQHENL from the coding sequence ATGGCCCTCTTATCACGAAATGAGCTCAGAGCAATGATTGACAACGAGATACCACTCGTTGAAAACATGATAGATATTGATACACAGCTTCAGCCAAACAGTGTAGAACTCACACTCAAGAACATAGAAACATACACTGGTGCAGGAGCGATTGATTTTGACAACAGTGAAAGGGAAACACCTTCTACAGAACCAGTACCTTTTGATGAAAATGGCTGGGCACACCTTGGACCGGGCACATACAAGATAACTTTCAATGAAATTGTGAACATCCCTCTCGATCTTGCAGCTATCGCAAGACCAAGATCAACACTGCTAAGATGCGGAGCAAATATAGGAACAGCCGTATGGGATTCAGGATACAGGGGAAGAAGCGAATCAATGCTGGTGGTACACAATCCACACGGGTTTAAACTGAAAATGAATGCAAGGGTTATGCAACTATTATTCTTCAGCCTCCATAGTGAACTTACAGAAGGATACTGTGGCAAATACCAGCATGAGAACCTGTGA
- a CDS encoding 2-amino-3,7-dideoxy-D-threo-hept-6-ulosonate synthase, producing the protein MSEIGKSVRMERIFDRNTGNTIIIPMDHGVGAGPIKGIIDLPTTVNKVADGGANAVLGHMGLPKHGHRGYGKDIGLIIHLSASTSLGPDPNHKVMVTTIEEAIKVGADAVSIHVNVGAEDEAEMLQDMGHVARKCDEWGMPLLAMMYPRGAKVTSEHDVEYVKHAARIGAELGADIVKTNYTGDIDSFKEVVNGCPVPVVIAGGPRMDTERELLEMVYDSLQAGGKGVAIGRNVFQSDDPTKLVANISKIAHKRMTVEEALESE; encoded by the coding sequence ATGAGTGAAATTGGCAAATCTGTCAGGATGGAAAGGATCTTCGACCGCAACACAGGCAATACAATAATAATCCCCATGGACCACGGCGTTGGTGCCGGACCTATTAAAGGGATCATTGATCTGCCTACCACTGTAAACAAAGTTGCGGATGGTGGAGCAAATGCAGTACTTGGACATATGGGACTCCCAAAGCACGGACACAGAGGGTATGGGAAGGACATAGGCCTCATTATACACCTGTCAGCATCAACATCCCTGGGACCTGACCCAAATCACAAAGTCATGGTTACAACTATTGAAGAAGCTATCAAGGTAGGAGCAGACGCAGTTTCCATCCACGTGAACGTTGGTGCAGAGGATGAAGCTGAAATGCTTCAGGATATGGGACATGTTGCCCGCAAGTGTGACGAATGGGGCATGCCATTACTCGCTATGATGTACCCAAGGGGCGCAAAAGTAACTTCCGAACATGATGTGGAGTATGTCAAGCATGCAGCAAGGATCGGAGCAGAGCTTGGTGCAGATATTGTCAAGACAAACTACACAGGAGACATAGACTCTTTTAAAGAGGTTGTCAACGGTTGCCCTGTACCAGTAGTAATTGCAGGCGGTCCAAGAATGGATACTGAGAGAGAACTTCTTGAAATGGTATATGATTCACTTCAGGCAGGAGGAAAGGGTGTTGCCATTGGAAGAAACGTATTCCAGTCAGATGACCCTACAAAGCTTGTAGCAAATATTTCCAAAATCGCACACAAGAGAATGACCGTGGAAGAAGCACTCGAATCGGAGTGA
- the glyS gene encoding glycine--tRNA ligase, whose protein sequence is MDKYEQVIELAKRRGFLWNSFELYGGTAGFYDYGPLGSTLKRRIEQIWRETYVVQEGYMEIEAPTIGIEEVFVASGHVGGFSDPLCECKICGEAFRADHLVDKIVAVADALSNEELDRVIRENNVKCPECEGELGEAYEFNLMFKTNIGPGAGRQGYMRPETAQGMFVDFLRLARFYREKLPFGATQIGKSYRNEISPRQGVIRLREFTQAEAEIFIDPNNKKHSNFSRFADTMVNLYSDEAQDKGVIEKMTLGEAVDKGIIAHEFLAYQIGLTNHFLQRIGVTGDKLRFRQHKKDEMAHYAIDCWDAEIETERFGWVEVVGIADRTDYDLNAHAAVSKTELSIYKEYSEPKIVTQFVVKPNMGKLGPLFKGKAKAVADALKALNQKELEQDNITVTVDGEEFTVPKEIVEFAEETVKISGENIVPHVIEPSYGIDRIFYSAMEHAFEEEMVAGKEDTDDEARIVMRFKKEVAPVQVAILPLLTREELISPAKTIEAQLKQKGLLVSYDDSGTIGRRYRRNDEIGTPYSITIDYDTLEDNTVTIRDRDSMKQVRAPMSDIANIIHEMIYMGRDFESAGKAL, encoded by the coding sequence ATGGATAAATACGAGCAGGTAATAGAACTGGCAAAACGCCGGGGATTCTTATGGAACTCATTTGAACTTTATGGCGGTACTGCCGGATTTTACGATTACGGACCTCTTGGAAGTACCCTGAAACGAAGAATTGAGCAGATATGGAGAGAAACGTATGTAGTCCAGGAAGGCTACATGGAGATCGAGGCACCTACTATTGGAATAGAGGAAGTGTTCGTAGCTTCCGGCCACGTGGGAGGATTTTCAGACCCACTCTGCGAATGTAAAATCTGTGGAGAGGCTTTCAGGGCAGATCACCTTGTAGACAAAATTGTAGCTGTTGCAGATGCACTCAGCAATGAGGAACTTGACAGGGTCATCAGGGAAAACAATGTCAAATGTCCAGAGTGTGAGGGTGAACTTGGCGAAGCATACGAGTTTAACCTCATGTTCAAGACCAATATCGGACCGGGTGCCGGAAGACAGGGATATATGCGACCTGAAACCGCACAGGGCATGTTCGTGGACTTTTTGAGACTTGCCCGTTTCTACCGTGAGAAACTCCCATTCGGTGCAACCCAGATAGGAAAATCCTACCGTAACGAGATATCACCAAGACAGGGAGTAATAAGGCTGCGAGAGTTCACCCAGGCAGAAGCCGAGATATTCATTGACCCGAATAACAAGAAGCACTCCAACTTCAGCAGGTTTGCTGACACAATGGTCAATCTTTATTCCGATGAAGCACAGGACAAAGGTGTGATAGAGAAGATGACACTTGGTGAAGCTGTCGACAAAGGAATCATTGCCCACGAATTCCTTGCATACCAGATAGGACTTACCAATCATTTCCTCCAGCGCATAGGAGTTACCGGTGACAAACTGAGATTCAGGCAGCACAAGAAAGATGAGATGGCCCACTATGCCATTGACTGCTGGGATGCCGAGATCGAGACTGAAAGGTTTGGATGGGTCGAAGTTGTTGGAATTGCCGACAGGACCGATTACGACCTGAATGCACACGCAGCAGTCAGCAAGACCGAACTTTCCATTTACAAAGAGTACAGCGAACCTAAGATAGTCACACAGTTTGTGGTCAAACCGAATATGGGAAAACTCGGACCACTGTTTAAAGGCAAGGCGAAGGCTGTGGCGGATGCATTGAAGGCCCTGAACCAGAAAGAACTGGAGCAGGACAACATTACTGTTACAGTTGATGGTGAAGAGTTCACCGTTCCAAAGGAAATAGTTGAGTTTGCAGAAGAGACTGTGAAGATCAGCGGAGAGAACATTGTACCCCACGTTATAGAACCCTCCTACGGCATTGACAGGATATTCTATTCTGCAATGGAACATGCCTTTGAAGAAGAAATGGTGGCAGGAAAGGAAGACACCGATGATGAAGCAAGGATTGTGATGAGATTCAAGAAAGAGGTAGCACCTGTACAGGTAGCCATTCTTCCACTCCTTACAAGGGAAGAGCTGATCAGCCCTGCAAAGACAATCGAAGCACAGCTGAAGCAGAAAGGGCTGCTCGTCTCCTATGACGACTCAGGAACCATTGGAAGACGTTACAGAAGAAATGATGAGATCGGAACACCTTATTCCATCACCATCGATTACGATACACTTGAAGACAACACCGTGACCATAAGGGACAGGGACAGCATGAAGCAGGTTCGTGCCCCAATGAGTGATATCGCAAACATCATCCATGAAATGATCTACATGGGCAGGGATTTTGAGAGTGCCGGAAAGGCACTCTGA